The Catenulispora sp. GP43 genome includes a region encoding these proteins:
- a CDS encoding LamG-like jellyroll fold domain-containing protein, which translates to MALAVIVGLCVPAATASSTTANTSAAATTTTEYPGLEAQYGPATGTPGGSDWTLGPVKNTIVDPNIDFSNLLPRLQQFAGSGTDAGIQWSGVIHVPTAGSYTFQWYGDNGFRMSIDGSSVIDHWVDDWNVPVTATVNLTAGEHAFQAQYFQDFGGASAQLSWAPPGQAMAAVPASAFTLPPGYVPTLTNASLSTDGTQVRMTFSKPLAAWPSAATSHLSVGGFPISSAALDPTDPATLVVVLAGPLYKTWTDLTVGYDGTGGAAYADGSAVPLFYSGLANTSTANMTTPWASQVDPNNPLPDYPRPQMTRQQWQSLNGKWGFEGLPESTGATDVQTPPAANAHLTGSIVVPYPMESELSGVQQHYDYSFYRRTFTVPASWRVGGQRVVLNFGAVDYQTTVWVNNVQVATHTGGYLPFSADITAALKGSGPQQITVGVTNTDAPNQPQGKQQLDPSGIFYTASSGIWQTVWMEPTPAKRLDQVVFTPNLPKAPSTANASVTVDAVSGTSAGGRVAVAITDGRRVVAVGTGTANTPFTIPLSNPHLWSPSDPFLYHATVILADGSVPDVVGSYFGERTVSVGTVNGVSKILLNGSPTFVDATLDQGFWPDGSYTAPTDAALKWDITETKAMGFNAIRKHIKVEPARWYYDADTTGMLVLQDMPSMSAGYTPTPADDTAFRSQLHQMVEDLRGETSIISFEPYNEGWGLDRNTVSNAVSEVKLAAAQVHADDPSRLVDAESGFNCCGSVNTDTGAGSVIDWHTYTGPADPQPDTADNRAAIDGEHGGWGLAIPAHDWDQGFINYAGAADTTQLTQKFVQTADAVRVEAQCQLSGSVYTQLTDVEGEVNGLWTYDRREPKMDVAQVAAANAKVIAAGSSAGDCGQNVVSKAGTWPLTDGSGTVAKDTSGNGNDAALSNGAAWTTSGPNGGGLQLNGTDQYAQTQGPLLNSGGSYTVAAWVNLSKKGAFATAVSEDGTVNSVFFLQYDSADDRFAFSNANARAVGNTGANGGSPTTGTWYHIVGVRDASANAMSIYVNGTLAGTTTVSPADMATGPIAIGRAKFGAQQVDFWPGSLDGVQIFPTALTAGQVSALG; encoded by the coding sequence ATGGCACTCGCCGTGATCGTCGGCCTGTGCGTGCCGGCTGCCACCGCATCGAGCACGACGGCGAACACATCCGCTGCCGCGACCACCACGACGGAATACCCAGGCCTCGAAGCCCAATACGGCCCCGCCACCGGCACCCCCGGCGGCAGCGACTGGACCCTGGGCCCGGTGAAGAACACCATCGTCGACCCGAACATCGACTTCTCCAACCTCCTGCCCCGCCTGCAGCAGTTCGCCGGCAGCGGCACCGACGCCGGGATCCAGTGGTCCGGCGTCATCCACGTACCGACGGCCGGCAGCTACACCTTCCAGTGGTACGGGGACAACGGCTTCCGGATGAGCATCGACGGGAGTTCGGTCATCGACCACTGGGTCGACGACTGGAACGTCCCGGTCACCGCCACCGTGAACCTCACCGCGGGCGAGCATGCCTTTCAGGCGCAGTACTTCCAGGACTTCGGCGGTGCGTCCGCGCAGTTGTCCTGGGCTCCGCCCGGCCAGGCGATGGCGGCCGTCCCCGCCTCAGCCTTCACCCTGCCGCCCGGCTACGTCCCGACCCTGACGAACGCCTCGCTCTCGACCGACGGCACACAGGTCCGGATGACGTTCAGCAAGCCGCTGGCCGCCTGGCCGTCGGCGGCGACCTCTCACCTGAGCGTCGGCGGCTTCCCGATCTCCTCGGCGGCGCTGGATCCGACCGATCCCGCGACGCTCGTGGTCGTCCTGGCCGGTCCGCTCTACAAGACCTGGACCGATCTCACTGTCGGCTATGACGGCACCGGTGGCGCCGCCTACGCCGACGGCTCGGCGGTGCCGCTGTTCTACTCCGGTCTGGCGAACACCTCGACGGCGAACATGACCACGCCGTGGGCGTCGCAGGTCGACCCGAACAACCCGCTGCCGGACTACCCGCGTCCGCAGATGACGCGGCAGCAGTGGCAGTCCCTCAACGGCAAGTGGGGCTTCGAGGGGTTGCCCGAGAGCACCGGTGCGACCGATGTCCAGACGCCGCCGGCGGCCAACGCGCACCTCACCGGTTCGATCGTCGTGCCCTATCCGATGGAGTCGGAGCTGTCGGGCGTGCAGCAGCACTACGACTACTCCTTCTACCGGCGCACGTTCACCGTCCCGGCCTCGTGGCGCGTCGGCGGTCAGCGGGTCGTGCTCAACTTCGGGGCCGTCGACTATCAGACGACGGTCTGGGTGAACAACGTCCAAGTCGCCACGCACACCGGCGGCTATCTGCCGTTCAGCGCCGATATCACCGCGGCTCTGAAGGGTTCCGGTCCGCAGCAGATCACCGTAGGCGTCACCAACACCGACGCGCCGAACCAGCCGCAGGGCAAGCAGCAGCTCGATCCGTCAGGCATCTTCTATACGGCGTCCAGCGGCATCTGGCAGACCGTGTGGATGGAGCCGACCCCGGCGAAGCGTCTGGACCAGGTGGTGTTCACCCCGAACCTGCCGAAGGCGCCGAGCACCGCGAACGCCTCGGTCACCGTGGACGCGGTCAGCGGCACCTCGGCCGGCGGGCGGGTGGCCGTGGCCATCACCGACGGCCGGCGGGTCGTGGCCGTGGGCACCGGGACGGCGAACACCCCGTTCACCATCCCGCTGAGCAATCCGCACCTGTGGTCGCCGTCCGATCCGTTCCTGTATCACGCGACGGTGATCCTGGCCGACGGGTCCGTGCCGGACGTGGTCGGTTCGTACTTCGGCGAGCGCACCGTGAGCGTCGGGACGGTGAACGGGGTCAGCAAGATCCTGCTGAACGGCAGTCCCACGTTCGTCGACGCGACGCTGGACCAGGGGTTCTGGCCGGACGGCAGCTACACCGCGCCGACCGACGCCGCCCTGAAGTGGGACATCACCGAGACCAAGGCAATGGGCTTCAACGCGATCCGCAAGCACATCAAGGTCGAGCCGGCGCGGTGGTACTACGACGCCGACACCACCGGGATGCTCGTGCTGCAGGACATGCCGTCGATGAGCGCCGGATACACCCCGACCCCGGCGGACGACACCGCGTTCCGGTCCCAGCTGCACCAGATGGTCGAGGACCTGCGCGGGGAGACCTCGATCATCTCGTTCGAGCCCTACAACGAGGGCTGGGGCCTGGACCGGAACACCGTGTCCAACGCGGTCAGCGAGGTCAAGCTCGCCGCCGCGCAGGTCCACGCCGACGACCCGAGCCGGCTCGTCGACGCCGAGTCGGGCTTCAACTGCTGCGGCAGCGTGAACACCGACACCGGCGCCGGCAGCGTCATCGACTGGCACACCTACACCGGCCCGGCCGACCCGCAGCCCGACACCGCCGACAACCGCGCCGCCATCGACGGCGAGCACGGCGGCTGGGGACTCGCCATCCCGGCCCACGACTGGGATCAGGGCTTCATCAACTACGCCGGCGCCGCCGACACCACGCAGCTGACGCAGAAGTTCGTGCAGACGGCCGACGCGGTCCGGGTGGAGGCCCAGTGCCAACTCTCCGGAAGCGTCTACACCCAGCTGACCGACGTGGAGGGCGAGGTCAACGGACTGTGGACCTACGACCGCCGCGAGCCGAAGATGGACGTCGCCCAGGTCGCGGCGGCCAACGCCAAGGTGATCGCGGCGGGCAGCAGCGCCGGCGACTGCGGCCAGAACGTCGTCAGCAAGGCCGGCACCTGGCCGCTGACCGACGGATCCGGCACCGTCGCCAAGGACACGTCGGGCAACGGCAATGACGCTGCCCTGTCGAACGGCGCGGCCTGGACCACCTCCGGACCGAACGGCGGCGGGCTCCAGCTGAACGGGACCGACCAGTACGCGCAGACCCAGGGACCGCTGCTCAACAGCGGCGGCAGCTACACCGTCGCGGCGTGGGTCAACCTGAGCAAGAAGGGCGCGTTCGCCACCGCGGTCAGCGAGGACGGCACGGTGAACAGCGTGTTCTTCCTCCAGTACGACTCCGCCGACGACCGGTTCGCGTTCAGCAACGCCAACGCGCGAGCCGTCGGCAACACCGGCGCGAACGGCGGGTCTCCGACGACCGGCACCTGGTACCACATCGTCGGCGTCCGGGACGCGTCGGCGAACGCCATGTCCATCTACGTCAACGGCACGCTCGCCGGCACGACGACCGTCTCGCCGGCGGACATGGCGACCGGCCCGATCGCTATAGGACGCGCCAAATTCGGTGCGCAGCAAGTGGACTTCTGGCCGGGGAGCCTGGACGGCGTCCAGATCTTCCCGACGGCCCTGACGGCCGGTCAGGTGTCCGCGCTGGGCTGA
- a CDS encoding cupin domain-containing protein, giving the protein MHGRPEDEEMLPLDEGGFYRILYTSPMRISLPHGERPLASSIFYALTEEQPIGMLHRNRSDIIHFLIDGGPIEYLTYSSDGVLSRSRMDESERFLLVPGGEAKASRLVDGATYGRVAEVVVPGFDYADRDFVTEEELWSFPHLVDVLSPFLAPAR; this is encoded by the coding sequence ATGCACGGACGGCCGGAAGACGAGGAGATGCTGCCCCTCGACGAAGGCGGCTTCTACCGAATCCTCTACACGTCGCCGATGCGAATCTCCCTGCCGCACGGAGAGCGCCCCCTGGCCAGCTCGATCTTCTACGCGTTGACCGAGGAACAGCCGATCGGGATGCTGCATCGGAACCGCAGCGACATCATCCACTTCCTGATCGACGGCGGCCCGATCGAATACCTCACCTACTCCTCCGACGGAGTGCTCTCCCGCAGTCGCATGGACGAAAGCGAGCGCTTCCTCCTGGTCCCCGGCGGTGAGGCGAAGGCCTCCAGGCTCGTTGACGGGGCCACGTACGGCAGGGTCGCGGAAGTGGTCGTCCCCGGCTTCGACTATGCCGACCGCGACTTCGTCACCGAGGAGGAACTGTGGTCATTCCCGCATCTGGTCGACGTTCTGAGTCCTTTCCTGGCCCCGGCGCGATGA
- a CDS encoding SDR family NAD(P)-dependent oxidoreductase produces MTVGAHGLADKACLITGAGSGIGRATAELFARLGARVTAADIVPQGLSTLQRACRDALHEVVTVVGDVSVPDDNRRMTEAAVASHGRLDVLVANAGILPLSDITETTPEDWDRVMAVDGRGMFLSCKNAIAQMAAQEGGGSIVCVSSISGVAGQARQAAYGPAKFVATGLTKHLAVEWAARGIRVNAVAPGTIRTERVMSLQDEPGGPEYLEDIAALHPIGRLGEPAEVAQAIAFLASDAASFITGAVLPVDGGYLAQ; encoded by the coding sequence ATGACCGTCGGCGCCCACGGCCTCGCCGACAAGGCGTGCCTCATCACCGGAGCGGGCAGCGGCATCGGCCGCGCCACCGCCGAGCTCTTCGCCCGGCTCGGGGCGCGGGTCACCGCCGCCGACATCGTCCCGCAGGGACTCAGCACGCTTCAGCGGGCCTGCCGCGACGCCCTCCACGAGGTGGTCACCGTCGTCGGCGACGTGTCAGTTCCCGATGACAACCGCAGGATGACCGAGGCGGCGGTCGCCAGCCACGGCCGACTGGACGTCCTGGTCGCCAACGCGGGCATCCTCCCGCTGTCCGACATCACCGAGACCACACCCGAAGACTGGGACCGGGTGATGGCCGTCGACGGCCGTGGCATGTTCCTCAGCTGCAAGAACGCCATCGCCCAGATGGCCGCCCAGGAAGGCGGCGGCTCGATCGTCTGCGTCTCCTCCATCTCCGGAGTCGCCGGCCAGGCCAGGCAGGCCGCCTACGGACCGGCCAAGTTCGTCGCCACCGGACTGACCAAGCACCTGGCGGTCGAGTGGGCCGCGCGCGGCATCCGCGTCAACGCCGTGGCTCCCGGCACCATCCGCACTGAGCGCGTCATGAGCCTTCAGGACGAGCCCGGCGGACCGGAATACCTCGAGGACATCGCCGCCCTGCACCCCATCGGCCGACTCGGAGAACCCGCGGAGGTCGCCCAGGCCATCGCGTTCCTCGCCTCGGATGCCGCCTCCTTCATCACCGGGGCCGTCCTGCCCGTTGACGGCGGGTACCTGGCCCAATAG
- a CDS encoding DinB family protein produces MTNPDDVAPATARSAEHADLLAALASHRGLLRRTVRDLTDEQARERPTVSELCLGGLIKHLAEMERRWTRFATGGAEAMESVPIDWAHQFRMLEGETLEGVLADFAQAAAQTDAFVGTADLDRKWPLPSAPWFEPGAGWSIRMVVLHLIGEISQHSGHADIIRESLDGAKTMG; encoded by the coding sequence ATGACGAATCCCGACGATGTCGCACCCGCCACCGCCAGGTCCGCGGAACACGCCGACCTGCTCGCCGCGCTCGCCAGCCACCGTGGCCTACTGCGCCGCACCGTCCGCGACCTCACCGACGAGCAGGCGCGCGAACGCCCCACCGTGAGCGAACTGTGCCTCGGCGGCCTGATCAAGCACCTCGCCGAAATGGAGCGGCGCTGGACGCGCTTCGCGACCGGCGGCGCCGAGGCGATGGAGAGCGTGCCCATCGATTGGGCGCACCAGTTCCGCATGCTGGAGGGCGAGACCCTGGAAGGCGTGCTGGCCGACTTCGCACAGGCCGCCGCCCAGACCGACGCCTTCGTCGGCACGGCGGACCTCGACCGAAAGTGGCCCCTGCCGTCCGCGCCGTGGTTCGAACCGGGCGCCGGCTGGTCGATCCGCATGGTGGTGCTGCACTTGATCGGCGAGATCAGTCAGCACTCCGGCCACGCCGACATCATCCGCGAGTCGCTCGACGGTGCGAAGACGATGGGCTGA
- the ribB gene encoding 3,4-dihydroxy-2-butanone-4-phosphate synthase, with protein sequence MTTAQLSSTDRLQRVEQAIESFRRGGFVIVFDDESRENEGDLMVAAEHTDESAIRYLLDRTAGVVCAALPYERCAELDLPQMVEENTGLHDTAFTVSVDLIAGGTTGIPADERARTLQALADPASRPQDFARPGHIFPIRAARGGVLERDGHTEAAVDLSRLAGLSGVTTICEIVRPDWSMARLDHLHELAAREELPLISVGDLAAYRRAAAA encoded by the coding sequence ATGACCACAGCACAACTGAGCTCGACTGACCGCCTGCAGCGCGTGGAGCAGGCGATCGAATCCTTCCGCCGTGGAGGCTTCGTGATCGTCTTCGACGACGAATCCCGCGAGAACGAGGGCGACCTCATGGTCGCCGCCGAGCACACCGACGAGAGCGCGATCCGGTATCTGCTGGACCGCACGGCCGGCGTGGTCTGCGCGGCGCTCCCGTACGAGCGGTGCGCCGAGCTCGACCTCCCGCAGATGGTCGAGGAGAACACGGGCCTGCACGACACCGCGTTCACCGTCTCGGTGGACCTGATCGCCGGCGGCACGACCGGAATCCCGGCGGACGAGCGGGCCCGCACGCTGCAGGCACTGGCCGATCCGGCGAGCCGACCGCAGGACTTCGCGCGTCCCGGCCACATCTTCCCCATCCGAGCCGCCCGCGGCGGCGTGCTGGAGCGCGACGGCCACACCGAGGCCGCCGTCGACCTGTCCCGCCTGGCCGGACTGTCCGGCGTGACCACCATCTGCGAGATCGTCAGACCCGACTGGAGCATGGCCCGGCTGGACCATCTGCACGAGCTTGCCGCGCGCGAGGAACTCCCCCTGATCTCGGTCGGCGACCTGGCCGCCTACCGGCGAGCAGCAGCGGCCTGA
- a CDS encoding GyrI-like domain-containing protein, whose translation MASDLTSAELTLLGLVVEQPRHGYELEVVITERGMREWTEIGFSSIYYLLTRLRERGLIEYAEPSQSGNAKARKVYVATAEGRQACAAAAEEAIARPDPVFPRVLVGLANQPAIDDGRLLGALERRSRALTERVEHIRRAASEQPHAPEFVRAIFDYTLGQLTAEQAWLARYQASLSDTHGSGGEARMAPYDVKREHKDIYAPKNTTWAVVDVPQQQFIAIDGKGNPNTAPEYASAVEALYSVAYTLKFASKRGEGGDFVVAPLEGLWWADQYEAFTTGAKDSWNWTMLISMPSWITEEMIEDAKQTALAKKKLPAISQVRHHILHEGPSAQLLHTGPYDDEAPVLHELHHTYLAANGLQASGLHHEIYLSDARKTAPEKLKTILRQPVKGLSQ comes from the coding sequence ATGGCCTCGGACCTGACCTCCGCCGAACTGACGCTGCTCGGCCTCGTGGTCGAGCAGCCTCGACACGGATACGAGCTGGAGGTGGTCATCACCGAGCGGGGAATGCGCGAGTGGACGGAGATCGGCTTCAGTTCGATCTACTACCTGCTCACGCGGCTCCGAGAACGAGGCCTGATCGAGTACGCCGAACCGTCCCAGTCCGGAAACGCAAAGGCGCGCAAGGTATACGTCGCGACCGCGGAGGGGCGACAGGCCTGTGCGGCCGCGGCCGAGGAGGCCATCGCCCGGCCCGATCCGGTGTTCCCGCGCGTCCTGGTGGGGCTGGCCAACCAGCCGGCCATCGACGACGGGCGGCTGCTTGGGGCCCTCGAACGCCGCTCCCGCGCGCTGACCGAACGGGTCGAGCACATCCGTCGTGCGGCGTCGGAACAACCCCACGCCCCGGAGTTCGTACGAGCGATCTTCGACTACACCCTCGGTCAACTCACAGCGGAGCAGGCCTGGCTGGCTCGGTACCAAGCCTCGCTGAGTGACACGCACGGTTCAGGAGGAGAGGCACGCATGGCGCCCTACGACGTCAAACGGGAACACAAGGACATCTACGCACCGAAGAACACGACGTGGGCTGTCGTCGACGTTCCCCAACAGCAGTTCATCGCCATCGACGGCAAGGGGAACCCGAACACCGCGCCCGAATACGCCAGCGCGGTCGAGGCCTTGTACAGCGTCGCCTACACGCTCAAATTCGCCAGCAAGCGCGGCGAGGGCGGCGACTTCGTCGTGGCCCCGCTGGAGGGCCTGTGGTGGGCCGATCAGTATGAAGCCTTCACCACGGGTGCCAAGGACTCCTGGAACTGGACCATGCTCATCAGCATGCCGTCCTGGATCACCGAGGAGATGATCGAGGACGCCAAGCAGACCGCGCTGGCCAAGAAGAAGCTCCCCGCGATCTCGCAGGTCCGGCACCACATCCTGCACGAAGGACCCAGTGCCCAACTGCTGCACACCGGGCCCTACGACGATGAAGCCCCGGTGCTCCACGAACTGCACCACACCTACCTCGCGGCCAACGGCCTTCAGGCCTCGGGGCTGCACCACGAAATCTACCTCTCGGATGCGCGCAAGACCGCCCCCGAGAAGCTCAAGACCATCTTGCGCCAGCCCGTCAAGGGGCTGAGTCAGTAG
- a CDS encoding alpha/beta fold hydrolase, giving the protein MREGPLRGMAADVTAAARAIDVPITVVVGENDAVEPPHVLRQHLLPHIPHARLEVVRGIGRLLPLEAPGALAEELRSRVRSHA; this is encoded by the coding sequence TTGCGGGAGGGGCCGCTGCGGGGGATGGCGGCGGACGTCACGGCCGCCGCCCGGGCGATCGACGTCCCGATCACGGTGGTGGTCGGCGAGAACGACGCTGTGGAGCCACCGCATGTGCTCCGGCAGCACCTGCTGCCGCACATCCCGCACGCGCGGCTGGAAGTAGTCCGCGGCATCGGCCGTCTACTGCCCCTTGAAGCACCTGGCGCTCTCGCGGAGGAGTTGCGTAGCCGGGTTCGCAGTCACGCGTAG
- a CDS encoding cupin domain-containing protein, which translates to MTVPVSVVSPDDGEHVDLGPARLRILEDGATTGHRLGVAEITLAPRSPGPPQHRHAEHDEGFYVVSGTARFTVGTDDYEAPPGTFVMVPPGAPHTFANPGDEPLVMVNTFTPDLYVQYFRDMREAVSAGASMQDAATETMPRYATTPATDYA; encoded by the coding sequence ATGACCGTCCCGGTCTCCGTCGTCTCCCCGGACGACGGCGAGCATGTCGACCTCGGCCCGGCCCGCCTCCGCATCCTGGAGGACGGCGCCACCACCGGCCACCGCCTCGGCGTCGCCGAGATCACCCTGGCCCCGCGCAGCCCCGGCCCGCCCCAACACCGCCACGCCGAGCACGACGAAGGGTTCTACGTCGTCTCCGGCACGGCACGCTTCACCGTCGGCACCGACGACTACGAGGCCCCGCCGGGAACCTTCGTGATGGTGCCGCCCGGCGCGCCGCACACCTTCGCCAACCCCGGCGACGAGCCGCTGGTGATGGTCAACACCTTCACCCCCGACTTGTACGTGCAGTACTTCCGCGACATGCGCGAGGCGGTGTCCGCCGGCGCCTCGATGCAGGATGCCGCCACCGAGACCATGCCCCGCTATGCCACGACCCCCGCGACCGACTACGCGTGA
- a CDS encoding TetR/AcrR family transcriptional regulator has translation MSTTSPQAASGRVNQKRRTHAAIVKAAADLMLTGGEVTMPEVAKAALVSEATAYRYFPDLASLLAEAMADTLPDPAEAFAAVGNSMGESVGDPADAAERVGVAAEHLARLVLARAGAVRAMIAATIVRPETAVRRPGLRFALIEQALQPWADSLDGETLENLKRDLSIVMGAEALFSLMDLGGLGPEDAVASVVRTATTLTRAALGE, from the coding sequence ATGAGCACGACGTCCCCCCAGGCCGCGAGCGGCCGCGTGAACCAGAAGCGGCGTACGCACGCGGCGATCGTCAAGGCGGCGGCCGATCTGATGCTCACCGGCGGCGAGGTCACGATGCCGGAGGTGGCCAAGGCCGCGCTGGTGTCGGAGGCGACGGCCTACCGTTACTTCCCGGACCTGGCCAGCCTGCTGGCCGAGGCGATGGCCGACACCCTCCCGGACCCGGCCGAGGCCTTCGCCGCGGTGGGGAACTCGATGGGGGAGTCGGTGGGCGACCCGGCCGACGCGGCCGAGCGGGTCGGGGTCGCTGCGGAGCACCTGGCCCGCCTGGTCCTGGCTCGGGCCGGGGCGGTGCGGGCGATGATCGCCGCGACGATCGTGCGTCCGGAGACCGCGGTGCGCCGTCCGGGCCTGCGGTTCGCGCTCATCGAGCAGGCCCTGCAGCCGTGGGCCGACAGCCTCGACGGCGAGACGTTGGAGAACCTCAAGCGCGATCTGTCGATCGTCATGGGTGCCGAAGCGCTGTTCTCGCTGATGGACCTGGGCGGTTTGGGGCCCGAGGACGCCGTGGCCAGCGTCGTGCGCACGGCGACCACGCTCACGCGGGCCGCGTTGGGGGAGTAG
- a CDS encoding alpha/beta fold hydrolase yields the protein MSTPTTATSTPATRTVTIATGMPITLTEFGTNTDGAAVLYLHGGAGPRTMLGLAGALAEHVYGIVPTHPGFDGTPRPERFDTMADLADAYLDLLDELDLRGVMVIGNSVGGWIASEMALRDNHHRIGAVVLINATGIKAAGSEQVTDVRGMAPAQMSQLSFANAAFRPDFASFTDEQRAATAANQQTLAVYSGEAFTHDPKLRRRLHRITIPALVVWGEGDGISPLEYGRDYAAAFGNGHFAPIADAGHFPQIEQIGATLGAIGNFVDTVVKPEGD from the coding sequence ATGAGCACTCCGACAACGGCTACCTCCACCCCCGCCACCCGCACCGTGACGATCGCGACCGGCATGCCGATCACCCTCACCGAGTTCGGCACGAACACCGACGGCGCCGCCGTCCTCTACCTGCACGGCGGCGCCGGCCCGCGCACCATGCTCGGCCTGGCCGGCGCGCTGGCCGAGCACGTGTACGGCATCGTCCCGACCCACCCCGGCTTCGACGGCACGCCGCGCCCCGAGCGCTTCGACACCATGGCCGACCTCGCCGACGCCTATCTGGACCTGCTCGACGAGCTCGACCTGCGCGGCGTCATGGTGATCGGCAACTCCGTCGGCGGCTGGATCGCCTCGGAGATGGCCCTGCGCGACAACCACCACCGGATCGGCGCCGTCGTCCTGATCAACGCGACCGGCATCAAGGCCGCGGGGAGCGAGCAGGTCACGGACGTCCGGGGGATGGCCCCCGCCCAGATGAGCCAGCTGTCGTTCGCGAACGCCGCCTTCCGCCCCGACTTCGCCTCGTTCACCGACGAGCAGCGCGCCGCGACCGCCGCCAACCAGCAGACCCTGGCGGTCTACTCGGGCGAGGCGTTCACCCACGACCCCAAGCTGCGCCGCCGCCTGCACCGCATCACCATTCCGGCGCTGGTCGTCTGGGGCGAGGGCGACGGCATCTCGCCGCTGGAGTACGGCCGGGACTACGCCGCCGCGTTCGGCAACGGCCACTTCGCCCCGATCGCCGACGCCGGCCACTTCCCGCAGATCGAGCAGATCGGCGCGACGCTGGGTGCCATCGGGAACTTCGTCGACACCGTGGTCAAGCCTGAAGGGGACTGA
- a CDS encoding penicillin-binding transpeptidase domain-containing protein translates to MSALSKRTIIIATAVVAVATAGTAVAVSGGSGGAHKTTAAAGATPTAAPPTTPTTPTIQASPATSATESAGATSTTSTTGASGSPTPTAATPTSGAAGALGAFADDGTTPLTDFPSLVKFSQALGNASHVVTTIDPAYQRAAASAVSAKPLSGMVVLQADTGKILAMASNGPADLAYHAARAPGSTFKVVTAEALLRGGMTPDSPAPCPSKDKTYPITNDETSTVNLQATLRWGFVNSCNTSFTGLFDQAAKTPVSQESTTYFGLNQPWDLGLGATLYGVDGGSANVPPATGQDFAAELFGQGAITMSPLNMASVAATVDAGQFHQPFLVSGTTPTAHAQPLDRTVDADLKSMMRDVVTEGTAHKSLSAVSPPISAKTGTAQATGGEDSWMIAFQGDVAVACLVENGGFGDAAAGPEIAAMLDTVNGR, encoded by the coding sequence ATGTCGGCTCTTTCGAAACGCACCATCATCATCGCCACAGCCGTCGTCGCTGTCGCCACGGCCGGCACAGCGGTGGCGGTGAGCGGCGGCTCGGGCGGAGCCCACAAGACGACCGCCGCAGCCGGCGCCACTCCCACCGCCGCGCCGCCGACCACCCCGACCACCCCGACCATCCAGGCCTCGCCGGCCACCTCGGCGACGGAATCGGCGGGCGCCACGAGCACCACGAGCACCACCGGCGCGTCCGGGTCCCCGACACCCACCGCGGCGACCCCGACGTCCGGTGCGGCCGGCGCCCTCGGTGCCTTCGCCGACGACGGCACCACGCCCCTGACCGACTTCCCGAGCCTGGTGAAGTTCAGCCAGGCGCTGGGCAACGCCTCCCACGTCGTCACCACCATTGACCCCGCGTACCAGCGTGCCGCCGCGAGCGCCGTCTCGGCGAAGCCGCTGTCGGGGATGGTCGTGCTCCAGGCAGACACCGGCAAGATCCTGGCCATGGCCAGCAACGGACCGGCCGACCTCGCCTACCACGCGGCGCGTGCCCCGGGCTCGACGTTCAAGGTCGTCACCGCGGAGGCACTGCTGCGCGGCGGGATGACGCCGGATTCGCCCGCGCCGTGCCCGTCGAAGGACAAGACCTATCCGATCACCAACGACGAGACCAGCACCGTCAACCTCCAGGCGACGCTTCGCTGGGGCTTCGTGAACTCCTGCAACACCTCCTTCACCGGCCTGTTCGACCAGGCCGCCAAGACCCCGGTGTCCCAGGAGTCGACGACCTATTTCGGGCTGAACCAGCCATGGGACCTGGGCCTGGGTGCGACGCTCTACGGCGTCGACGGCGGCTCGGCCAACGTCCCGCCGGCCACCGGCCAGGACTTCGCCGCCGAGCTGTTCGGGCAGGGCGCGATCACCATGTCCCCGCTGAACATGGCCTCGGTCGCCGCGACCGTGGACGCCGGGCAGTTCCACCAGCCGTTCCTGGTCTCCGGCACGACGCCCACCGCGCACGCGCAGCCGCTGGACCGGACCGTCGACGCCGACTTGAAGAGCATGATGCGCGACGTCGTGACCGAGGGGACGGCGCACAAGTCGCTCTCGGCCGTATCCCCGCCGATCAGCGCCAAAACCGGGACGGCGCAGGCCACCGGCGGCGAGGACAGCTGGATGATCGCCTTCCAGGGCGACGTCGCGGTGGCGTGCCTGGTCGAGAACGGCGGCTTCGGCGACGCGGCGGCGGGGCCGGAGATCGCCGCGATGCTCGACACGGTGAACGGGCGCTAG